From Toxorhynchites rutilus septentrionalis strain SRP chromosome 2, ASM2978413v1, whole genome shotgun sequence, a single genomic window includes:
- the LOC129771627 gene encoding tigger transposable element-derived protein 1-like: MASQKTAFKKNRSRVSLSLEMKLNILDALQDGKSVANVGRNLKINESTVRTIKKNQDSIRQTAAQGTIYATKSSSYTRDPLMVKMEKALHMWIEDHAQKKIPLDQELIREKALSLYLWLEKNEPSSSKKKDFTASKGWFYNFIRSNSIRNVKIKGESASADVSAANSFPPKLAKIIKEGAYHGDQVFNGDETGLFWKRMPSRTYITQQEQYASGFKAAKDRVTLLFCSNASGDLMLKPLLINRAMTPRSLKGADFNKLPVHWKANTKAWVTKAVFEEWFYDMFIPEVKTYLEGKGLEFHVLLILDNAPGHLVIKHPNVQVVFLPPNTTSLLQPQDQGIIAAFKKLYIKQCLRYILEKLESDETMTVIQAWKEFKIRDALTFIGKALSSMKSKTLNSCWKPLWPECVKAGSTDPSNVEESEILILAHAIGGKGFKDMDSRDVEELLEDTEIEDDELMQSLVTSEPLEDDEDRDIKPCDIEDGNKLADTLVKHFMEKDPCVERAVSFRNDLKLCMLRYNRLNEKTQPTVIDEDDEDFSLPLERRRSRPISSDEEDIATSSNRKHPRVANDSD, from the exons ATGGCTTCGCAAAAAACCGCCTTCAAAAAAAACAGATCAAGAGTGTCTCTTTCTTTGGAAATGAAGCTCAATATTTTGGATGCCCTTCAAGATGGGAAATCTGTTGCAAACGTCGGCaggaatttaaaaatcaacgaatcgaCTGTGCGTACAATTAAAAAGAATCAAGATAGCATCAGACAGACAGCAGCTCAGGGCACTATCTATGCAACAAAATCCTCATCATATACACGAGATCCATTGATGGTCAAGATGGAAAAGGCACTTCATATGTGGATCGAAGATCACGCGCAGAAGAAAATACCCTTGGATCAGGAATTAATAAGGGAGAAAGCTTTGAGCCTTTACCTTTGGTTAGAGAAGAATGAGCCGTCTTCAAGTAAAAAGAAAGACTTTACCGCGAGTAAGGGATGGTTTTATAACTTTATACGTAGTAATTCCATTCGCAACGTTAAAATCAAGGGTGAATCCGCATCGGCCGATGTTTCGGCTGCAAATAGTTTTCCTCCAAAGCTCGCTAAGATCATAAAAGAAGGTGCGTATCATGGTGACCAAGTGTTCAATGGAGATGAAAcgggtcttttttggaaaagaatGCCGTCTCGTACCTACATTACGCAGCAGGAGCAATATGCCAGTGGTTTCAAAGCGGCCAAAGACAGGGTTACCCTGTTATTTTGCAGTAATGCTTCAGGCGACCTTATGTTGAAACCGCTATTGATCAATCGTGCTATGACGCCCCGCTCGTTGAAGGGGGCTGATTTCAACAAACTGCCAGTGCACTGGAAAGCTAACACTAAAGCGTGGGTCACAAAAGCCGTTTTTGAGGAATGGTTTTACGATATGTTTATTCCGGAAgtgaaaacatacttggaaggaAAAGGTTTGGAGTTCCACGTGCTTTTGATTTTGGATAACGCTCCAGGACACCTAGTTATCAAGCACCCAAACGTTCAAGTTGTGTTTCTTCCACCGAATACAACTTCTTTGTTACAGCCTCAAGATCAAGGAATAATTGCTGCTTTCAAGAAGTTGTACATTAAACAATGTCTTCGGTACATCCTCGAAAAGCTTGAAAGCGATGAAACGATGACGGTAATTCAAGCGTGGAAAGAATTTAAGATAAGAGACGCTCTGACGTTCATAGGAAAGGCTCTGTCTTCTATGAAATCTAAAacattgaattcgtgctggaagcCACTATGGCCAGAATGCGTGAAAGCTGGTTCAACAGACCCTTCAAATGTGGAAGAATCAGAAATTCTCATTCTGGCACATGCAATTGGAGGGAAAGGATTCAAAGATATGGATAGTAGAGACGTTGAAGAGCTTCTTGAAGACACCGAAATTGAAGATGATGAACTGATGCAGAGTTTAGTCACATCGGAGCCTTTAGAGGACGATGAAGACCGGGATATCAAGCCATGTGATATCGAAGACGGGAATAAATTAGCGGATACCCTCGTAAAACATTTTATGGAAAAGGATCCTTGTGTTGAGAGAGCCGTTTCATTTCGGAATGATTTGAAACTGTGTATGCTTCGCTACAATAGattgaacgaaaaaacacaGCCAACAGTTATCGATGAAG ATGACGAGGATTTCAGCTTACCATTGGAACGCAGACGATCTCGTCCGATTTCTTCGGATGAGGAAGATATCGCCACATCATCTAACCGCAAACATCCACGTGTTGCTAATGATAGTGATTAG